From the Perca flavescens isolate YP-PL-M2 chromosome 21, PFLA_1.0, whole genome shotgun sequence genome, one window contains:
- the kcnj2a gene encoding inward rectifier potassium channel 2a, producing the protein MGSVRASRYSIVSSEEDGMKLATMAVPNGYGNGKSKVHTRHQPQSRFVKKDGHCNVQFINVSEKGQRYLADIFTTCVDIRWRWMFIIFCLAFLLSWLFFGCVFWLVAIFHGDLENNGQKCVSNVGSFTAAFLFSIETQTTIGYGYRYVTDECPVAVFMVVFQSIVGCIIDAFIIGAVMAKMAKPKKRNETLIFSHNATVAMRDNKLCLMWRVGNLRKSHLVEAHVRAQLLKSRTTAEGEYIPLDQMDIDVGFDSGVDRIFLVSPITIVHEINDDSPFYDMSKQDLENSEFEIVVILEGMVEATAMTTQCRSSYVAGEILWGHRFEPVLFEEKNYYKVDYSRFHKTYEVPSTPLCSARDLAEKKYILSNSNSFCYENEMALENKEDTDEGNGGSVGPDGTQTDNISETEHSQATVPLEPRPLRRESEI; encoded by the coding sequence ATGGGAAGTGTGCGAGCCAGCCGCTACAGCATTGTGTCATCAGAGGAGGACGGCATGAAGCTGGCCACTATGGCAGTGCCCAACGGCTACGGGAACGGCAAGAGCAAGGTGCACACGAGGCACCAGCCGCAGAGCCGGTTTGTAAAGAAAGACGGTCACTGCAACGTGCAGTTCATCAACGTGAGCGAGAAAGGTCAGCGGTACCTGGCTGACATCTTCACCACCTGCGTGGACATCCGCTGGAGGTGGATGTTCATCATCTTCTGCCTCGCCTTTCTCCTGTCGTGGCTGTTCTTCGGCTGCGTCTTCTGGCTGGTGGCCATCTTCCACGGGGACTTGGAAAATAACGGCCAGAAGTGCGTCTCCAACGTGGGCAGCTTCACCGCCGCCTTCCTGTTCTCCATTGAGACTCAAACCACTATCGGCTACGGCTACAGATACGTGACAGACGAGTGCCCCGTCGCCGTCTTCATGGTGGTTTTCCAAAGCATCGTGGGCTGCATCATCGACGCCTTCATCATTGGTGCGGTCATGGCAAAGATGGCGAAACCTAAGAAGAGGAATGAGACGTTGATTTTTAGCCATAACGCCACAGTGGCCATGAGGGACAACAAGCTGTGCCTCATGTGGCGTGTGGGCAACTTGAGGAAGAGCCACCTGGTAGAGGCGCACGTGCGGGCGCAACTTCTGAAATCCCGGACGACAGCAGAGGGGGAGTACATCCCCCTCGACCAGATGGACATAGACGTGGGCTTCGACAGCGGGGTCGACCGCATCTTCCTGGTCTCCCCCATCACCATCGTCCACGAAATCAACGACGACAGCCCCTTCTACGACATGAGCAAACAGGACCTGGAGAACTCGGAGTTTGAAATCGTGGTCATCCTGGAGGGCATGGTCGAGGCAACCGCTATGACCACGCAGTGCCGCAGCTCCTACGTCGCCGGCGAGATCCTCTGGGGCCATCGGTTCGAGCCGGTGCTTTTTGAGGAGAAAAACTACTACAAGGTGGACTATTCTCGCTTCCATAAGACATACGAGGTGCCGAGCACCCCTCTGTGCAGCGCCAGAGACCTCGCAGAGAAAAAATACATCCTCTCAAACTCAAACTCCTTCTGCTATGAAAACGAGATGGCGCTGGAGAACAAAGAGGACACGGACGAGGGGAACGGGGGCAGCGTTGGGCCCGACGGCACCCAGACAGACAACATCTCGGAGACCGAACACAGCcaagccacggtgccgctggaGCCCCGGCCTCTGAGACGAGAGTCCGAAATATGA